From a region of the Methanocella sp. genome:
- a CDS encoding UPF0179 family protein yields the protein MPGPNITITLIGSRLAKTGTAFIYRGPQPECENCKLKTVCLNLEKGKKYQVVALRSGSEHECNLHDTSVRAVEVSPCPIVVAIESRKAFNGSKLTYEELECEKTCRSYDACHPAGLVSGEKYTIAEVYDEAPGPCEKGLILKKVLLK from the coding sequence ATGCCGGGACCTAATATAACGATTACATTGATAGGCAGCAGGCTGGCGAAGACTGGGACGGCGTTCATCTATAGGGGCCCCCAGCCCGAGTGTGAGAATTGTAAGCTGAAGACGGTCTGCCTTAACCTGGAGAAGGGCAAGAAGTACCAGGTCGTCGCCCTCCGAAGCGGCAGCGAGCACGAGTGTAACTTACACGATACGAGCGTCCGTGCCGTCGAAGTATCGCCCTGCCCCATCGTCGTAGCCATCGAGTCCCGGAAGGCGTTTAACGGCTCGAAGCTAACCTACGAGGAGCTTGAGTGCGAGAAAACGTGTAGATCTTATGATGCCTGCCATCCCGCCGGGCTGGTGAGCGGCGAAAAATATACCATCGCCGAGGTTTATGACGAAGCGCCCGGGCCCTGTGAAAAAGGCTTGATATTAAAAAAAGTCCTATTAAAATAA
- a CDS encoding HAAS signaling domain-containing protein, with the protein MTDDYNKDYIDDMAKSLGGKQPGDMAEELKKQLLIKEYVDAATEGMSGQQKNDVARELRTHILDSADALAAERKVPVSEQIVKEVLAKMGPAKKIAAMYPAKKAILEHGMGKALLSLAGIAAAFLAVGAILWLVSPDTLKMTLPGSGSAQDVLQIILSVVFALAVAIVAIAGIFLCMYLYNTTLKTPYEARLKAFERSLNDKTSLINVTAKVVANIIWLAVLNIFWTKAPFIQSFGNNPVLVPLLSDKFAPFVLYFNAIAIINILVALSYLLIRQKWIPSLLETIVNLAVSLLFIWLLIVFPFNAALSMGPTTLIKFVLAVVIFGCLISTAKQLWDTIKFALYGRTENSDTV; encoded by the coding sequence ATGACTGACGATTACAACAAGGACTATATTGACGACATGGCGAAGAGCCTGGGCGGGAAACAGCCCGGCGATATGGCAGAAGAGCTGAAGAAGCAGTTATTGATAAAAGAGTACGTCGACGCGGCCACGGAGGGCATGAGCGGGCAGCAGAAGAACGACGTCGCCCGGGAACTTCGGACGCACATACTCGACAGCGCCGACGCGCTGGCCGCCGAGAGAAAAGTGCCGGTATCCGAGCAGATCGTGAAAGAAGTGCTCGCGAAGATGGGGCCCGCAAAAAAGATCGCCGCCATGTATCCCGCGAAAAAAGCCATACTGGAGCATGGCATGGGCAAGGCTTTATTATCTTTGGCGGGCATTGCCGCGGCTTTCCTGGCGGTGGGCGCTATACTCTGGCTGGTATCGCCGGATACGTTGAAAATGACGCTCCCCGGATCGGGCTCGGCGCAGGATGTCCTGCAGATCATCCTGTCGGTCGTCTTCGCCCTCGCCGTGGCAATCGTGGCGATCGCCGGCATATTCCTCTGCATGTACCTCTATAATACCACGCTGAAAACGCCCTACGAGGCCCGCCTGAAGGCGTTCGAAAGGAGCTTGAACGATAAGACATCGCTGATCAACGTCACGGCAAAGGTTGTCGCCAACATCATATGGCTCGCCGTGCTGAACATATTCTGGACGAAGGCCCCGTTCATCCAGAGCTTTGGAAATAATCCTGTGCTCGTCCCGCTGCTGTCAGACAAGTTCGCGCCTTTCGTGCTCTACTTTAACGCCATCGCCATCATCAACATCCTGGTGGCGCTATCGTATCTGCTCATCCGGCAGAAGTGGATACCGTCCCTGCTCGAGACGATCGTGAACCTTGCCGTCAGCCTGCTGTTCATATGGCTCCTGATAGTGTTCCCGTTCAACGCCGCGCTTTCTATGGGCCCGACGACCCTGATAAAGTTCGTGCTTGCCGTTGTCATTTTCGGATGCCTGATCTCTACAGCAAAACAGCTATGGGATACGATTAAGTTCGCCCTGTATGGCAGGACCGAAAATAGCGATACCGTGTGA
- a CDS encoding PadR family transcriptional regulator, with amino-acid sequence MDDIFERFETEVKRGVMQVAVMCLLEKERYGYDIIKSLKDAGLGVEEGTLYPILRRLEDESILSSRWVTEGPRPRKYYTITDYGREIRGKLLESMRSIELAMGNLENDMNGVN; translated from the coding sequence ATGGACGATATCTTTGAACGCTTCGAGACCGAGGTGAAACGCGGGGTGATGCAGGTCGCCGTGATGTGCCTCCTGGAGAAGGAGCGCTATGGCTACGACATCATCAAGAGCCTCAAGGACGCTGGGCTGGGAGTGGAAGAGGGGACGCTTTATCCGATTCTGAGGCGCCTTGAGGACGAGAGCATATTGAGCAGCCGGTGGGTCACCGAAGGCCCCAGGCCGAGAAAATACTACACGATTACCGATTATGGGCGTGAAATACGTGGAAAGTTGCTGGAATCGATGAGATCTATCGAGCTGGCGATGGGAAATCTGGAAAACGACATGAATGGGGTGAATTAA
- a CDS encoding peptidylprolyl isomerase — protein MAITKGDIIKLSFTGKLDNGSVFDTTDADVAKQNEIYDEKRTYEPMTVVVGSNTLVQGLEEDLPGKKKGHKGTVTVPPEKGYGFRSLELIETVSTKKFDKKPEPGAWIESDGRVGVIESVSGGRVRVDYNEPLAGKTLTFDYRIEDVLEDKGEKTDAIIHGYIGPEAKYETVGDTITIDVPKEYYLSEEWAIGKVLIARFLTSFVGYRHVTYKETFDESDLAEKSE, from the coding sequence ATGGCGATCACAAAAGGAGATATCATAAAATTGTCCTTCACGGGAAAGCTCGACAATGGCTCCGTGTTCGACACGACCGATGCGGACGTCGCGAAGCAGAATGAGATTTACGACGAGAAGCGGACCTACGAGCCGATGACCGTCGTCGTGGGCTCGAACACGCTCGTCCAGGGCCTGGAAGAGGACTTACCTGGCAAGAAGAAAGGCCATAAGGGCACGGTGACGGTGCCCCCGGAGAAGGGCTATGGCTTCAGGAGCCTCGAGCTTATCGAGACAGTTTCGACTAAAAAGTTCGACAAGAAGCCCGAGCCGGGAGCCTGGATCGAGTCGGATGGGCGGGTCGGCGTCATCGAGAGCGTCAGCGGCGGCCGTGTCCGGGTGGACTATAACGAGCCCCTGGCTGGCAAGACTCTGACCTTCGATTACAGGATCGAGGACGTCCTCGAGGATAAGGGCGAGAAGACGGATGCGATCATTCACGGCTATATCGGCCCCGAAGCAAAGTATGAGACCGTGGGCGACACGATCACCATCGACGTGCCGAAGGAATACTACCTGAGCGAGGAGTGGGCGATAGGCAAGGTGCTTATCGCCAGATTCCTGACCAGCTTTGTCGGCTATAGGCATGTGACTTATAAGGAGACGTTCGACGAATCCGACCTGGCCGAAAAAAGCGAATGA
- a CDS encoding peptidylprolyl isomerase, whose product MATVQKGDFIKLSYTGKLSNGVVFDTTDANVAKENGIYNEKANYGPETIVVGKGYVVAGLDEDIIGKDVGEKGHVEVAPEKGFGMRRLDLIETIPAKKFKEKVKPGMRVQVQNRTGMVESTAGGRVRINFNPALAGETLTYDYAVDELIEGTDRKIDAIMKLYAGQDIGHKTEGDKVIVEVPRELSYNQRWAIAKSVAANDILEQDDIKEVVFQETYTKPIAPKVEETPAPEEKKE is encoded by the coding sequence ATGGCAACCGTTCAAAAAGGAGATTTCATCAAGCTCTCATACACCGGCAAGCTCTCTAACGGCGTCGTGTTCGATACGACGGACGCGAACGTCGCGAAGGAGAACGGCATATACAATGAAAAGGCAAACTACGGCCCCGAGACCATCGTCGTCGGCAAGGGCTACGTCGTCGCCGGCCTCGACGAGGACATCATCGGGAAGGACGTCGGCGAGAAGGGCCACGTCGAAGTGGCCCCTGAAAAGGGCTTCGGCATGAGGCGCCTGGACCTCATCGAGACCATCCCGGCCAAGAAGTTCAAGGAAAAGGTCAAGCCCGGCATGCGCGTCCAGGTACAGAACCGGACGGGCATGGTGGAGAGCACCGCGGGCGGCCGCGTGCGCATCAACTTCAACCCCGCGCTGGCGGGAGAGACGCTGACTTACGATTACGCTGTAGACGAATTAATCGAGGGTACCGACAGGAAGATCGATGCCATCATGAAGCTGTACGCGGGCCAGGACATCGGACACAAGACTGAAGGCGATAAGGTCATCGTCGAGGTCCCCCGGGAGCTTTCCTACAACCAGCGCTGGGCGATCGCCAAGAGCGTCGCGGCCAACGATATCCTGGAGCAGGACGACATTAAGGAAGTCGTCTTCCAGGAGACTTATACGAAGCCCATAGCTCCGAAGGTCGAGGAAACCCCCGCGCCTGAAGAGAAGAAAGAATAA